The following proteins are encoded in a genomic region of Cryptomeria japonica chromosome 11, Sugi_1.0, whole genome shotgun sequence:
- the LOC131860385 gene encoding uncharacterized protein LOC131860385 yields MYIQKWYPNVGREDKFVVQVPVWIKLPTLPMEYWEEDVFAGIANAFGELIVIDPVMTSRRRLIYARICIGVGPKMDMPEEIEIESKLSKWLQNIVYETIPFACFHCKKVGHWAKKCPSNAVKSQSQTKVWKKVDSSLKASPSDELD; encoded by the coding sequence ATGTATATTCAGAAATGGTACCCTAATGTGGGAAGAGAGGATAAGTTTGTGGTccaagttccagtttggataaagtTACCTACGCTcccaatggaatattgggaggaagatgtgtttgcaGGAATAGCCAATGCTTTCGGGGAGCTTATCGTCATTGATCCAGTTATGACATCtagaagaagacttatttatgctaGAATCTGTATAGGAGTGGGACCCAAAATggatatgccagaggaaatagagatagaatcaaaacttaGCAAATGGTTACAGAATATTGTGTATGAAacaatcccttttgcatgctttcaCTGTAAGAAAGTAgggcactgggctaaaaaatgcccaagtaaTGCGGTCAAATCTCAATCCCAAACTAAAGTATGGAAAAAGGTGGATAGCTCTTTGAAAGCATCGCCCTCTGATGAACTAGATTAG